From Anomalospiza imberbis isolate Cuckoo-Finch-1a 21T00152 chromosome 6, ASM3175350v1, whole genome shotgun sequence, one genomic window encodes:
- the CPT1A gene encoding carnitine O-palmitoyltransferase 1, liver isoform isoform X1 translates to MAEAHQAVAFQFTVTPDGIDLRMSHEALKQIYLSGVHSWKKKFIRFKNGIITGVYPASPSSWLIVVVGVMSTMYAKIDPSLGIIAKINRTLDTTGYMSNQTQNIVSGVLFGTGLWVALIVTMRYSLKMLLSYHGWIFSEHGKLTAGTKLWMTLVKLFSGRKPMLYSFQTSLPRLPVPAVKDTVNRYLESVRPLMDDEKFKRMEGLAQDFAFNLGPRLQWYLKLKSWWATNYVSDWWEEYIYLRGRGPIMVNSNYFAMDFLSLYPTTLQAARAGNVIHAILLYRKKLDRQEIKPILLMGSTVPLCSAQWERMFNTSRIPGEESDTLQHVKDSKHIVVYHKGRYFKVWLYHDGRLLRPREIEQQIQRILDDDSEPQPGEEKLAALTAGDRVPWAKARQAYFSRGKNKQSLDAVEKAAFFVTLDDMEQGYKKEDPVRSLDTYAKSLIHGKCYDRWFDKTFTLIVFKNGKMGLNAEHSWADAPIVGHLWENVMATEFLELGYSVDGHCKGDTNPNIPIPTKLQWEIPEECQEVIEKSLSTAVALADDVDFCSFYFDAFGKGLIKKVKTSPDAFVQLALQLAHYRDMGKFSLTYEASMTRLFREGRTETVRSCTVESCRFVQAMEDPTENRENTLKFFRQAADKHQHLYRLAMTGAGIDRHLFCLYVVSKYLAVDSPFLKEVLSEPWRLSTSQTPQQHIDLKKNPEMLSSGGGFGPVADDGYGVSYIILDENSIHFHVSSKISCSETDSHRFGKNIEKAMVDIMGLFNLSKNCTK, encoded by the exons ATGGCAGAAGCTCATCAGGCAGTAGCTTTTCAGTTTACAGTAACTCCAGATGGGATTGACCTGCGTATGAGCCATGAAGCACTCAAACAGATTTACCTGTCTGGTGTCCATTCATGGAAGAAGAAGTTCATCAGATTCAAG AACGGAATTATCACCGGTGTTTACCCTGCTAGCCCATCTAGCTGGCTTATTGTAGTTGTGGGTGTGATGTCAACCATGTATGCTAAAATTGATCCTTCCTTAGGAATAATAGCCAAGATCAACCGAACACTTGATACAAC TGGCTATATGTCAAACCAAACACAGAACATTGTGAGTGGAGTACTTTTTGGCACAGGGCTTTGGGTTGCCCTTATCGTCACAATGCGCTActccctgaaaatgctgctCTCCTACCATGGTTGGATATTCTCTGAACATGGCAAGCTTACTGCTGGCACCAAGCTTTGGATG acCCTTGTAAAACTTTTCTCAGGGCGCAAACCCATGTTATACAGTTTCCAGACATCTTTACCACGATTGCCAGTTCCAGCTGTTAAAGACACAGTTAATAGG TATCTGGAGTCAGTTCGACCACTTATGGATGACGAAAAGTTCAAAAGAATGGAAGGTCTTGCCCaagattttgcttttaatttaggACCAAGGCTTCAGTGGTATTTGAAGCTAAAATCCTGGTGGGCCACCAATTAT GTTAGTGATTGGTGGGAAGAATATATCTACCTTAGAGGACGTGGACCAATCATGGTTAATAGCAACTATTTTGCAATG GACTTCCTTTCTTTATATCCCACAACCCTGCAGGCAGCTAGAGCTGGTAATGTTATCCATGCCATCCTGCTCTATCGGAAAAAACTGGACAGACAAGAAATCAAGCCA ATTCTTTTGATGGGATCCACTGTTCCACTCTGCTCAGCTCAGTGGGAAAGGATGTTTAATACTTCCCGTATCCCGGGAGAGGAATCAG ATACCCTCCAGCATGTGAAAGACAGCAAACACATTGTTGTGTATCACAAGGGCCGTTACTTCAAAGTGTGGCTGTACCACGATGGCAGATTGCTGAGACCCCGAGAAATTGAACAGCAAATACAGAGAATTCTTGATGATGATTCAGAACCTCAGCCTGGTGAAGAGAAACTTGCAGCTCTTACTGCAGGAGATAG AGTACCATGGGCTAAAGCTCGACAGGCTTATTTTAGCCGTGGAAAGAACAAACAGTCCTTAGATGCTGTTgagaaagcagcattttttgtgACACTGGATGACATGGAGCAGGGGTACAAGAAAGAGGACCCAGTGAGGTCACTGGATACTTACGCAAAATCACTGATACATGGCAAATGTTATGACAG GTGGTTTGATAAGACATTCACTCTTATAGTATTCAAAAATGGCAAAATGGGTCTGAATGCAGAGCACTCCTGGGCAGATGCTCCTATTGTTGGTCACCTGTGGGAG AATGTGATGGCAACTGAGTTTCTTGAACTGGGCTATTCAGTAGATGGACATTGCAAAGGAGATACCAATCCAAATATTCCCATTCCTACCAAACTGCAATGGGAAATTCCAGAAGAA tGCCAGGAAGTGATTGAGAAGTCTCTGAGCACTGCTGTGGCTCTAGCAGATGATGTGGACTtctgttcattttattttgatgctTTTGGGAAAGGACTAATAAAGAAAGTGAAAACCAGCCCTGATGCCTTTGTGCAACTTGCCCTGCAGCTCGCTCACTATCGG GATATGGGAAAGTTTTCTTTAACGTATGAAGCGTCCATGACGCGCCTGTTCCGAGAAGGCAGGACCGAAACGGTTCGTTCGTGCACGGTTGAGTCCTGTCGTTTTGTCCAAGCCATGGAAGACCCAACTGAAAAT aGAGAAAACACGTTGAAGTTCTTCAGGCAGGCAGCTGACAAACATCAGCACTTGTATCGGCTTGCCATGACCGGAGCTGGCATTGACCGCCACCTCTTCTGCCTTTACGTCGTGTCCAAGTACCTCGCTGTAGATTCTCCTTTCCTCAAGGAA GTTTTGTCAGAACCTTGGAGGCTGTCAACGAGTCAGACACCCCAGCAGCACATTGATCTGAAGAAGAACCCGGAGATGTTATCCTCTGGTGGAGGGTTTGGACCG GTGGCTGATGATGGTTATGGTGTTTCTTACATTATCTTGGATGAAAATTCTATCCATTTCCATGTCTCCAGCAAAATATCTTGTTCTGAGACG gattCTCATCGCTTTGGAAAGAACATTGAGAAAGCAATGGTTGACATCATGGGTTTATTTAACCTCAGCAAAAACTGTACAAAGTGA
- the CPT1A gene encoding carnitine O-palmitoyltransferase 1, liver isoform isoform X2, whose translation MEEEVHQIQVSHFGMKKLCEGFSFQNGIITGVYPASPSSWLIVVVGVMSTMYAKIDPSLGIIAKINRTLDTTGYMSNQTQNIVSGVLFGTGLWVALIVTMRYSLKMLLSYHGWIFSEHGKLTAGTKLWMTLVKLFSGRKPMLYSFQTSLPRLPVPAVKDTVNRYLESVRPLMDDEKFKRMEGLAQDFAFNLGPRLQWYLKLKSWWATNYVSDWWEEYIYLRGRGPIMVNSNYFAMDFLSLYPTTLQAARAGNVIHAILLYRKKLDRQEIKPILLMGSTVPLCSAQWERMFNTSRIPGEESDTLQHVKDSKHIVVYHKGRYFKVWLYHDGRLLRPREIEQQIQRILDDDSEPQPGEEKLAALTAGDRVPWAKARQAYFSRGKNKQSLDAVEKAAFFVTLDDMEQGYKKEDPVRSLDTYAKSLIHGKCYDRWFDKTFTLIVFKNGKMGLNAEHSWADAPIVGHLWENVMATEFLELGYSVDGHCKGDTNPNIPIPTKLQWEIPEECQEVIEKSLSTAVALADDVDFCSFYFDAFGKGLIKKVKTSPDAFVQLALQLAHYRDMGKFSLTYEASMTRLFREGRTETVRSCTVESCRFVQAMEDPTENRENTLKFFRQAADKHQHLYRLAMTGAGIDRHLFCLYVVSKYLAVDSPFLKEVLSEPWRLSTSQTPQQHIDLKKNPEMLSSGGGFGPVADDGYGVSYIILDENSIHFHVSSKISCSETDSHRFGKNIEKAMVDIMGLFNLSKNCTK comes from the exons ATGGAAGAAGAAGTTCATCAGATTCAAG TCAGTCACTTTGGTATGAAAAAATTATGTGAAGGCTTTTCTTTCCAGAACGGAATTATCACCGGTGTTTACCCTGCTAGCCCATCTAGCTGGCTTATTGTAGTTGTGGGTGTGATGTCAACCATGTATGCTAAAATTGATCCTTCCTTAGGAATAATAGCCAAGATCAACCGAACACTTGATACAAC TGGCTATATGTCAAACCAAACACAGAACATTGTGAGTGGAGTACTTTTTGGCACAGGGCTTTGGGTTGCCCTTATCGTCACAATGCGCTActccctgaaaatgctgctCTCCTACCATGGTTGGATATTCTCTGAACATGGCAAGCTTACTGCTGGCACCAAGCTTTGGATG acCCTTGTAAAACTTTTCTCAGGGCGCAAACCCATGTTATACAGTTTCCAGACATCTTTACCACGATTGCCAGTTCCAGCTGTTAAAGACACAGTTAATAGG TATCTGGAGTCAGTTCGACCACTTATGGATGACGAAAAGTTCAAAAGAATGGAAGGTCTTGCCCaagattttgcttttaatttaggACCAAGGCTTCAGTGGTATTTGAAGCTAAAATCCTGGTGGGCCACCAATTAT GTTAGTGATTGGTGGGAAGAATATATCTACCTTAGAGGACGTGGACCAATCATGGTTAATAGCAACTATTTTGCAATG GACTTCCTTTCTTTATATCCCACAACCCTGCAGGCAGCTAGAGCTGGTAATGTTATCCATGCCATCCTGCTCTATCGGAAAAAACTGGACAGACAAGAAATCAAGCCA ATTCTTTTGATGGGATCCACTGTTCCACTCTGCTCAGCTCAGTGGGAAAGGATGTTTAATACTTCCCGTATCCCGGGAGAGGAATCAG ATACCCTCCAGCATGTGAAAGACAGCAAACACATTGTTGTGTATCACAAGGGCCGTTACTTCAAAGTGTGGCTGTACCACGATGGCAGATTGCTGAGACCCCGAGAAATTGAACAGCAAATACAGAGAATTCTTGATGATGATTCAGAACCTCAGCCTGGTGAAGAGAAACTTGCAGCTCTTACTGCAGGAGATAG AGTACCATGGGCTAAAGCTCGACAGGCTTATTTTAGCCGTGGAAAGAACAAACAGTCCTTAGATGCTGTTgagaaagcagcattttttgtgACACTGGATGACATGGAGCAGGGGTACAAGAAAGAGGACCCAGTGAGGTCACTGGATACTTACGCAAAATCACTGATACATGGCAAATGTTATGACAG GTGGTTTGATAAGACATTCACTCTTATAGTATTCAAAAATGGCAAAATGGGTCTGAATGCAGAGCACTCCTGGGCAGATGCTCCTATTGTTGGTCACCTGTGGGAG AATGTGATGGCAACTGAGTTTCTTGAACTGGGCTATTCAGTAGATGGACATTGCAAAGGAGATACCAATCCAAATATTCCCATTCCTACCAAACTGCAATGGGAAATTCCAGAAGAA tGCCAGGAAGTGATTGAGAAGTCTCTGAGCACTGCTGTGGCTCTAGCAGATGATGTGGACTtctgttcattttattttgatgctTTTGGGAAAGGACTAATAAAGAAAGTGAAAACCAGCCCTGATGCCTTTGTGCAACTTGCCCTGCAGCTCGCTCACTATCGG GATATGGGAAAGTTTTCTTTAACGTATGAAGCGTCCATGACGCGCCTGTTCCGAGAAGGCAGGACCGAAACGGTTCGTTCGTGCACGGTTGAGTCCTGTCGTTTTGTCCAAGCCATGGAAGACCCAACTGAAAAT aGAGAAAACACGTTGAAGTTCTTCAGGCAGGCAGCTGACAAACATCAGCACTTGTATCGGCTTGCCATGACCGGAGCTGGCATTGACCGCCACCTCTTCTGCCTTTACGTCGTGTCCAAGTACCTCGCTGTAGATTCTCCTTTCCTCAAGGAA GTTTTGTCAGAACCTTGGAGGCTGTCAACGAGTCAGACACCCCAGCAGCACATTGATCTGAAGAAGAACCCGGAGATGTTATCCTCTGGTGGAGGGTTTGGACCG GTGGCTGATGATGGTTATGGTGTTTCTTACATTATCTTGGATGAAAATTCTATCCATTTCCATGTCTCCAGCAAAATATCTTGTTCTGAGACG gattCTCATCGCTTTGGAAAGAACATTGAGAAAGCAATGGTTGACATCATGGGTTTATTTAACCTCAGCAAAAACTGTACAAAGTGA